Genomic window (Tenrec ecaudatus isolate mTenEca1 chromosome 16, mTenEca1.hap1, whole genome shotgun sequence):
TATCAAGCACAGTCTTCAAAGAGATGGGCGGCTTTTGAAACCACACTAATGTCCTGCAGAACTTCACGTGTAGTAACTATCGGTTGTTTGCATGTGTCAGTTGATCTCGTGAATATTTGAATCTGTCTTCATGGTTTCTATTCTTTTtattacaggggcagaaagcgtTTTGTAAGTGAAGGAGATGGAGGTCGTCTGAAACCAGAGAGCTACTGAATATTCTTACAGTCCAAGatgttataaaaatatatacctgaattataagagctgttagcagtttttttttaagcatttgttTTGGGTACAAGGCATACCTGAAATTTTATAAACCTACATTTAAGggtaatttttaaagaattttttaaggGTATAAAAGATGGACAGAAAAGTAACCACTTAAGTGGAATATTCTAATAAGCTACTTTTTTTAAGTGCCATGTTTAGGACCTAATCATTCCAAGTTTTGCATTGATGTCTGACTGCCACTCCTTTCTTTCAAGGACAGTGTTTTTGTAGTGAAATCACTGGTTTATACAAAGCTTTATTTAGGGGGTAAAGTTAAGCTGCTAAAATACCCCGTGTTGGCTGCTGCTGTTGAAAATACTGTGCTTTGGGagtttaaaaaacacaaaaaaaaggTTATTTCTTTGTCTTAAAAGATTTTAAGGAAATGAGTTAGTCATCTTTCCAGGGGACATGTTGATTGGTCTTAAAGACTAGACAGTTCAATAAACGGTGGCTGGAACATCTATTTTTGTACAAAACTGGAAAAGTGAACCTGGTTTTAGAagaatgtatgacaaaataaaacatgtgAAGCAGTGTTGATTCTTTATTGAGTATATTTATTTTgggtcttaaaaaaacaaaagagcttTGTTAACTTCACCCAGCAACATTTAAATCATACAAGGAAGAcaatttgctttttttaaaaaagctttttcCTTGCTAGCATTTATATCAAAAGCATAAAATGGATCTTAGAAATATTTAAATGGGGACAAATGCAGGGACACCTACTCCCTGTTCACTGACCTCTGTTTAGCTAGAGCTTAATGAAGTCTCAAACATTTGTATAAGAACTATGCTAATTCTTAAGTTCTACTAAATGttaggaaaattattttctaaagacTCAAAAGGCGTTGCATTTAACAGCATCTAAGAAACTATTAGCTGCCAGTAAATGCTGAGCCTTATTACTCAGCCAGGTGTCAGGCCTATGCTTGCTTACATGCTGATTAGTGACTCAGCAAACTTACCTGGAACTACGGCCAGGATTTTTATACAAGTATTAGGACTGTATCTATGATAAGTTtagattatcttttaaaattacaATTCTAAATCTTCACATTTCTGTTAGGTTCTTTCAAGTCTGTGTTACTTTGGCTTACATTGGTCATAGCCTTAAAgtctgtggggaaatggaatgaaaggatAATTTTCCCAAGAACTCTTGGAGTTACCTTATGATCACTTTCATGTATTTGATTTTTCAAGACCCTGATGGAGGCAGCCATATAATTTTTAAGTTTTGAAAAATAGTATAGTCAAGAATTCAAATGCCCATACAACATAGGTGAGGTTTTAAttaaaacttttcaagaagctaTTTAGTCATTACTAGTTAGCTCAAGATATCCTTAAACATAAATTTAGTGAAAACCTAAACTTACTTATATATACTTTGTATTGGATATTATAGAAACCGAGTCTGAACACACACTGCATGTAGCCACTTACACCTGAGAATACTGTCTGTAAACCCGATAACGGCATGCTGAATAACGTAATTCCAAGAACTTCACTTGGGTAAGACGCCAGAAAATTTGATTAAAAGTACTTTCATTTCTTGTATTCAATGCAAACCCAAGTATTTAAATCCTAATAGGTTTCATCAATCTTGAGGTTTTTGGTGGCTGAATCTCATCTCTAATTCCCATCTGTCAAGAAAAACACATCTACTCCCCTTAGCAGGTAGGTGGGATAAAGCTACCTACTGACATGGGTCTCCCTTATGGAATGTACATGTGGCAAACATGGCCCTGCGCTGGCTGCAAACATGGGGTTATATCTAGTGATGACTCATTTTCCATGTGGTCTTGCCCTTCTGGATGGGGGCAGTTCCCCAGTGGAAAGTCACACCTGCTGCTCCATATTCGCCATGGGCACTGCCTCCAGAGGGCTGTCACCTTCTACCAGCCGTGTCTCCTTACTCCCTTAAGGGCACAGGGTGATATTCCTGAAGCAAGAAAAAGGCTCATCTAGTGCCAACGGGCAGCACAAAATCAAAAGGGGCTGGGAGTTGTCCCAGCATCTCAGAAAAGAAGGTGTTTGAGGAGCCGGTCTTGGCTGAGTTTCAAAGCAGGGTTTTATCTTTCCTTACGGCTTCTTGGAGCCAAGTACAAACCATCAACCATTATGGGATGGTGTCAGACATGTCCTGGGCTGCATCTCCAGACTGCTGCCTCTGGCTGAACCCAGTCATGGATGGGAAGTCTCTTTGGACCACATGGAATTCAGCCAAAATGCAGGGAATCTTAAGGTAAGCTTTTAGGCTGTTTCTTACATATTgttcagatctttcttccaagaaatggAATTCCTTTCAGGTTATACTACCTGGACATCAGTTTGCAGGTTCTATACCTCCCTTGGCTTGGGAATTGTTCACCCGGTAGGCTAAGGTGTCTCCCATTTGCTCATCAGCACAGCCAGCTTCTGGATGGATGACCTAGGTAAGCCCAGGTTTTGTTAATGAAGGTAGCAATAGCCTCCACCATCTTCCCTATTCATCTCTTGATGGTGTGCTGGGCGCTGCCACTTCTGGCAAGCTCCTCCTCCAGCCCAGACATCTCAACCTCTCCTGAGGTTCCAGCAGTTGCCTGACCGGGAGACCCAAGTGGTCCTTTGGCTACCTTGCCCTTATGGTTAGCTGAGACGCTTCCAAAAAAGTTTGAGATCCAATTCCCACCAAATCTGGAGGCCGTCACACAGCTCAATCTTGGTATTTCTGCAGTAGCTATATGAGTATTACTAGTTTTATTAATACATTTCTATTAGTATAAGATGTGGATTTTCTTTCTGGTTATTATGAAACAGGCCGGGGTGTGGTGGAAGTACTAGGTCATCGTTCGGTGGGTTATTTGCTGCTTTTCCTTTTCTGCCAATTCTTGTTGGTGAACTGTATCCTGGGCGGCCTGctgcattttctccagtttttccagaGTCAGAGACTTTAAGGGTAAGAGTTTAGGCttacatagcaccattggggtcGTGTCTTCCACAGACAGCTGCCCTAAGTTTGACAAAAACAAGAATGAATTCATCAAAGAATCA
Coding sequences:
- the BBIP1 gene encoding BBSome-interacting protein 1 is translated as MAEMKSMFREVLPKQGQLSVEDTTPMVLCKPKLLPLKSLTLEKLEKMQQAAQDTVHQQELAEKEKQQITHRTMT